The following DNA comes from Dermacentor andersoni chromosome 2, qqDerAnde1_hic_scaffold, whole genome shotgun sequence.
TAACCTGCAAACTTTTACAACTCCCTTTTTTATACTCGTTGGTGACATACCCTATTGCTTCCATTTTCACCATTCGAACATTCTATACTAGAGTACTGTAATCGGCCGGACTTATGaaacaataaaatatttgttcAACTTATTCTTTCCCAACAGCGCCTCATTTTAATGATGATCGTTGTGGCTTGCCTAAATGACACGTGCATTAGAAGAATAggattttctttctttgccttctcCGCACCGCATCTATTATTCCATTCCATTTATATATTTCTGCTAAAAGAGATCAATAACATAAGCTGTACTATAATGCGTGCAAGTGAATTTCGATCCATTTTAGTGCACACAGCAGGTAGCCGTGGTTTTAAAGTTGTGTTTTCAAGGTTCTCACATGTTTAGCTGCGAAGGCGATAACGTGCTCTAATTTTTAATAGCAACGAACCAGCTTACAAGCATTTCTTGCTCCCGTGCAGCTGATCGGCAATACTCCTAGTGGTTATGGAAATgcttttatcgcgatagcaattatataaacactccaggcgaattttcgctgTCGGCGTCTCCATTATGACCCGCAGATATTTAAGCGTATATGTGCTTAAATATATGTTTATCTACGCCTGTACATTTAAGGTAGATGCTATACTCATATTCATTCTGTAAATTTTtacgcacgctatttctcagatGTACCTTTACTATCGTTGCGTGGTACATTTTGGTACACAGTTTACGTAAAATAtggcgatggatggatggatggatggatggatggatggatggatggatggatggatggatggatggatggatggatggatggatggatggatgggtgggtggatgggtggatggatggatggatggatggatggatggatggatggatggatggatggatggatggatggatggatggatggatggatggatggttatgagcgtcccctttggaacggggtggtgggttgcgccaccaagttcttgctatcatactgcctaatgtgctgcctaggaaaaagaaaaaaaaagaaaaaaaagcctatgaactcccacaaccaacttttctgatcccctattccgaactttgcttttgtacgtctccgttccttcgtcttttccctacttttcttccacgaatcttccaatcgcctcttactaatctctattgcggacatgtttacgttCATCGTGGATAGCAGCGCCACCTATCGGCGAAGTCGAGAAATAGTCACTCCAGCATATGGCCTTCAAGGTCGGAGATCATGGAGGCTATGAACGAAAGCCGTGTGCTGATTTCGCCCCAAAACAGCAGAAATGTAAAGCACAAAAGCACTGCGCTCCCGAATAGTGTTTGCCTGAGCTCGTCGGTTGCACATACCACAAATGGTTTCCAGTAGAACGTAGTGACGCGGCGAGAAAGGAACGATGACACACGCCATGCAGCGTGTGTTGTCGTCCCTTTCTGTCCGTGTAAGTACGTTCACCTGGAAGCCAGTTGTGCACTGCGCACCCGGCTGTCATTGTGCTCCCTCTCGCACTTTTCGGACGCACACGCAAGACTTGTAAAAAAAAGTACCAACCTTTCCGCTACACGAAAATGGGGTTTAGCGAAGCTTGTCCGGCGTGTACccgaccttcgtcacggttaagtgaCCAACAGGTAACGGTGCAGGATTGCtccggcctcccgctccctcagctcgggatcttctcgttgctgtcggattacCTGGGCTCGGGTAGATGTGAGGGCGCGTTTGTAGTCCCACGTTATCGGCGTGCGGGTGAGCGTCGCTGGGCGCCGgacgcgtcggagcgcgttggccgcgtcgggTTACGTTGGGTGCGTCAGTACGCCGAACCATCGGTCCAACTACAGACGTCAAcatgacgtaacgtgtgcgcacTCTCACGCTACGGCGGCCTATATTTAGGCCTTAGCGGCTGGATCGGCGCGTCGATGGCGAGCcgtttcacgggcgagttcttgccgccgctcgtcgaaggctgcctgttTCTCCGGGGAACGCACAGCGGGTGGCCGTCCCAttcgttttccgagactgaaggGAACGGAAACATAGCCGCCGCAGCGCACGCGAAACCCTTTGCTGCCCTTTTCCTCTCCGGCGGAAGCGAAATGGCTCCGATTGGTTGGGCGTATGGCGTGAGCGCGAGCCTATACAGCTGGAGTCCTTGCTATTGACTCACGCTCCAGCGTCGGCGCCGCTGTCAACTCAACAAACCGTCACTTCCCGCAGCTACTCTGCTCTGGGAGTAACTGAATTTTTGCGTGACCAGACggccaccgaaacttgtgagccaatacaacaTTCGTTTGAAAAAGATAAAATCACTTACGTACGTTCAGTATGTATGATATATGTAAAACGCAGTTGAATAGCAAGCTAAACTACGCTATCAGGCTATATTAAAACTCGCTTTTTGCAAAGTTCGTTTGTGGAACTGTAGGAAGCAGTTTATGGTTGTTTGCGGAATAATGGCCTCGCTTTAGCAAGTATTTTGTGAAGTGCTTATCCCTGTGAACTTCTGTGCCCGAAGCAGTGTGCCCTCGAGACAACCTCTGTGCTACTATATGTCTACGCGCATTCCCCGCTTTAGCGTAAGAGAGGCGCTTATGCGCTGGTTCTTCCTCCTTCCCTTGCGTAAGAAGCGCGCGCTAGAGAGAAAGGAGGAACGAAAAAGAAGGCGAGCGTGGCAAGGCGAAGCTCTCCCGGAAGGGAAAGGAGTCGGGACGCGCGCTCCTCCCGAGACGCCGCGGGATCGAACGTCCGCCGCTCCAAAGCGTGCGCCGCACAACAGCTCTCATCTCCGCGCGAAACGGACGTCCCGTTGCCGACGCCACGTGCGCACGGCTCTCCCCAGTTCACTGTGCCGTCCAACTAGCTAGTTCCGTTGTTGCTGAATGATGGTAACGCGGAAGGCGATTCCTCCACTTGTGGGGATTTCTTCGACCTCGTCGCTGTGGTTACTCCTACGAGATTGACTCGTCGGACTTCGAGGCTGTCGTTGTCGGAGACCATGTTTACGGAGTGTGGTGGAAACCAACGGCCAAACAACTCTTCACGCGTGGTTCTTGAGGCATCGCCAGCTTACGAGGCTTACCTTCTGTTTCAAACCTTGGATACCTAACAGCGCTCCCTGGTCTCCCCTTGGCAAGTACCTGGACTGCCACTTCATTGGTATGTAGCGCAAAACAAAGCTCGCTTCGCACCTAAAGCAAAAGGCGGAAAGGCGGAACGCTGGTAGCTAAGCTCGCTGTTAGTGTTCGGCTGTTGAGTGTAAGACATGAATACTGCCACATTCGAAGGAGGATAGAATGAATTAAATAACTGGTGTTAGTTTATTTAGgtgacctgaaaaaaaaaacagttcgtgAGATTTATTCAGGAAAGCTATTACGAGAtttctcgtagtcaaagccgtgcTTTCACGCCATTAAACTGTATCACAAAATCAGTTTTCACGTAACAAATCCAAATACGCTCAATTTCGTAAACAAAAGCACGGGTTATATATGTGACGAACGTTCCCAGACCATAGTGCCCGCCGCTATGCTCGTCAATAAGTTATGGGGCAAATCCACCGACGCTGGCTCTGCCATGACTTAATCGGGCAATACCTGGCGAACGAGGCCCTACCACGAATATTTTGTCTAGAATAGCTTCAAAAGCATGCGCCTAGGCTCCTATGCAAGAGATCACACTTGTTGACCAGCAATAGTATCAAACTCCGCCATGTTTATTTTCTATTCCTAAAAAGAATAAGCAATAAGAATGAAGAGAGGTGAACAGCATGGAAACGACTGATCCGTCGGTAAATACAGAGTCAATATTTTATTCAAATTCGTTAAGCTGAGCAGCATTTAGCGGACGAAATTTCTTAAGCAAGCACGTGTGCAGCGATCACAACTATAATATGAGGAAGCACGATGCCGTGGTCGCACGGGCTGAAACATAATGCTAATAATATACGACAGAAACTGGCTGTCCGCCATAGTTCGCTAGAGCGAGCAAGTGCGCATACAACAGGGCACCACAATTACATAGCGCGATGACAAAGGCATGGTGGTTTTTACCAATGCAAGAACACTCTGCATCTGCGCAGGATGGataaatctcttgcaagaaataACGACATTTGACTGGAAAATGAAGTAATAACTGCTTTCCCAGAAAGGTGTGTTTTATTAATCGCAGTCATTCAGTCTTCAGTTTTCATTCAGTCTTCATTCAGTCTTAATTCAGTCACATTATGATGCTTGAAAAAATCGGATGTAAAATTCTCCACTCAACCGCCTCAATCTTGAACGGGAGATCTCGGATACCCGCAAACCCATGGAAGGGCCCGTCATTGTCAATAAAACAGCTAGTAAGAATGTAATTTTAATAAAGCTTCTGTTTCATTTCTCACCAtctatttctgaaaataaaaaaacatttcATTGGACAGcaacaagcaaagtacataaccacacaataaaaaaaagctgtTCCTCTCTTGCTAGTGCTGTATTCTCTGTTGTATAAAGAGAAATACCGATTCGAAACGACATTTTTAGACCTTATGTTTTCGCCTGCGTCCCTTATTCAAAGTTGTGTACAGAAACTGCACCAATCTTCACACTAAAATTACCTGCACGCTGAATTAACTTCAACTGTAGCAGAAAGTAGCTGTATAAGTCACCTTTTAAGGTTTTCACATTTTATACCTGCACTACTATTCAAACATTTGAAACGGAGCGCTGGAGAGAAATAGCAGGATTGGCAAAAACGAAAGAAGGGATTTGGTATATTTGCCCTTAGTTCGTGGTTCTAATGGCTACTACGGACAACTTTCTATCGTATTCCTCATATAGCGAACGTTTTACGCGCCGCTCAGCATTACACAATATTGGTCTGTTATGTTAAACGTCTGCTCTGCAAAATATCTGAGTAAATTAACATCTACGTGTTGTTAACAGCTTACAAACCTAGAGACTTTAATTCGCTTAATTGATTTACACAGATTGTCCAACTTGGTAAAACAAAGTGAACTTTCTTGTGTTTCTTGTGTGGTACCTATATGAAATTTGAATAAAGAATTCCATATTCGCATAGAATCTGAATAAAGAATTACCGGTAGTATTTGTTTTCACCTATAGGCAATATAACTTCACACCTAATTCCACGTTCCGAGCTCCAAACTTCCAACTTCACTGATGGGTAGTGACATTGGTTTCTTGAAAGATAGGTCTGTTATCCATCCACGAGATCGTTGAGATGAGCACAATGCCTGCACTTACAATGCTAAGACAACCTCCTTTTGTATTCACTTGAGCGTACTGTAATCATGGCGTCATGAATGGGTCATCCCCCCCGAAGGCACTGTTGTTCAACATCCAACACGTGACTCGCAGTTGTTGTTTGCCCACAAATATTACTGGTACTTCGTTGCTTCTCGCAAAAGGAACATCTGCGTGCAGCGCAACCACTGGCAGTGCTGCGGAGCGAGAATTGTGCTTACAACATCGGGGCGATTTATTGCTGTGGCAACCGTTGCGACAGTACGTGAATACAGTTATTAAGTAACCCTCGTTTTGAAGGCCCCTCAGTCCTCGCGAGAAAGACAGTTGCATTTCTGAGAATAGCCAGAAGTGTGTGCAAATTGCCGGTGAGCCAGAGAAACGAAGATTTACGGCTATTCCCAGTCATAAATTACCCTTCGCGTCACTTGGGTGTAAATGTGACCATGGTGTAGTACTTACCTGGAAGCTGATCTCTGTGTAGGATATTGTGTTCACGAGTTTAGAACATTATGGTTTAGTGAAAATAGTAGTTTATAACTCGAGAGAAGTGAGTATATATATCGAAGAGGACATCTGGTAAAATATTATTGTCTTTTTCTCTGCTCTGCGTAAGATtttctttatctctctttctACATATATGCGTGCACGTGTGCGCATATGAGGACAGCTCTGATTCTTTTGTGCGGCTATGGCAGAATTTGGCGCCCACGTTCGACGGCAGTTTATGGCCGTTCCTGTCCCTAAAATCAATAAAATTGCAACAAAGCCACAGTAATTTGTTTGTCTAGACGCTCTATGCAAACAATGTCACACCAAGACCAAGGTGCCCGAATAATGACCTCTTCTGACACATCAGGAACGCAAACGGGTGGATACCGAACCCCCAGTCTGGCCTAACTTCTAAGAGGCTTTTTTTAGCTAGCGAGTacctatctgaatacatgggaaCAGAGAAAAGTTTTCTCAGCAATCACTACACCGATTTTGATAAGGATTGTTGCACTTAAAAGTACGCTTAAGATTTACAAACTgtgaaatcattttttttaaattttagcgGTGAGTTCTTTGTTAAATAATAAAAATTTCAAACTGAAGAAAAAGCGCATGCGTCACTTTTACAACTTTAGCTCACCAGTAAAAAAGAATTCACCGACAATCACagcactccctaatgcgaatttgaGTACGCGTTTCTATTTcgggatatattggctggcgcggacaacctgtctcgtgcggcaggtTGCAAACAGggcaaagtgtggcgcgactgcctcgctcatcgggagatcgcaagaggcagcgcgtgcgtgacgcgtgggtgcgattctcagcagccgcagcagacgacgcgccagacgacgcgcgctactctggcgccatctcatacGCATCGTCGCTCCACTACGCTCTTCTTCTCAcgttttgccataccctcctccgctttccccctcgcgtctttcatcccccgctgcgctccgcggtcgctctttcacctttcgctgtgctcgttcgctaggttgcgccgacgacgacgctcgccgtgggaacgggcgccaaagagctgggCTCTAAAAATAAATACCAAATTCTGTAGCCTGCACCCTATTGCACATCTAAAGTGGGCAAGATTGAGCTCTTATATACCTTTCCGAAATGTGCCACTAATGCGTGAGTGGGACGTTTGAAAAAGCCATAAATGTCGTGAATATTTTACGTACATTATAAGCTTATATACGAAAATTTGTCGTCTTCAGATGCTTGAACGGACACGTTTATAACGCTGCGACATCTATTTTCGGTGCAGAGTTAGGgttttgtaaacttcgcgcttcagTTCCTTTAGGGTCACCTATTTATGCGAATTCtgctaaaaaaagaataaaaggtcAGGTGCATTTTTACTTTTCCCACTTCTTTTTTACCTTCGTCTCATGAAAAAGTtgctgcgttttacatgcatttgaataaaAAGATCGAAGTTCGGTTACAGCCCTCTCTTAAATATATGGCGAAATAAAAGTTCAAGGGCACATTCGAGAGCGGATTCACTTTATGCGTCGTCCGAAAGAACAGTGCGTAGTAATAACACTAAAGGAACTCGGACATAAAAGTAAAAATCAGTTCAACAAGACAGAAATGCCTCAGGTATACCGAAATTATTTACGTTCTCGaagtcgtgggattgaatcccggccacggcggccggatttcgatgggggcgaaatgcgaaaacactggtggtacttagatttaggtgcacgttaaaaaaccccaggtggtccaaatttccggagtcccccactacggcgtgcctcataatcagaaaatggttttgaatcaggaaaccccaaaatttaattttttaaattaaGTTTCTCGTTAGAACATAGAACAGCAGatgcttttgctgctcagtctgATTGCCAAGACACCCAGCTGTTGTCATAATGTACAATTTGAACGTTTTCAGGTGAGTGCAGTGTCGACAGCGTCATGTCTGTGAtctacttaagaagaaaaagaaaaccctaTTCTGCTAACGAGGACTAAGTTTGTCTTTATGTACTGGGTGATTACGTTTTTCGAAAGTTCTGGCCAACGTTTCATGCATGCACCTATTTATCTGGACAGTAAAGGTTGTGACACGTCACACCTATTGCTACCGGTCATAGGTTTTCTTAGTTTAGTTATACTAGCCAATCTTCGCATATGGTGAACACTTATATGTGATCAACAGGGTGCAATTATTCAACACGAAACTTCCAGGATATAAAGTTGAGTTTCGTTCAATCTCCAGTATCTGCGAGCAGAATTCCGCAGCAGTTGTTTCTGTTTTACTCGCATTTAGCTTTTGCAATTGGCAACACTCCACCCCGCCCCTCCCCCTTCTCCCCTTCCCTGTAGCAGAACGTCAATAGAGGCGGCGCTGGTCCTTTCACTCAACGCTCGACCTCGGCTCAGGGAGGTGAATGGCAGCGCCGCTCCTTGACACTGCATGCACTTTGTTGACAGTACCCAACGGAAATGCTCGAAAAGCGTAGTGTCCTCTGTCGAGGGGCAACGCTCTGCTTAGCTCGGTGGAGTTAAGGAGGGGCTTCGAGTTGTGTATGGTTTGAAAATACGCGGGTAAAAAAGTGACAACTGCTTGTTTTAAAACAATGTAGTTGCAGATGACCTCACATTTAAACGATCTGCGTCCTCCTGGTTTTATAGCCTCGCATTAAAATAAATTTAGgaaaattctgggattttatgtGCCGTAGCTCCAATCAGActacgaggcacgctgtagtgagcaactgcggattagttttgaccattTGCGTTTCGGTAACGTGTGCCTAATCTAAGTGCACAGACTTTTTCATTTCACCCTCATGGAAATGTGGCCATCGCTGGCGGCATCAGAACCACTACCTAGAGCTCAGCTGTGCAACTTCATAGCCGCTAAGCTGCCGTAGCGGGCTCCATGCCTCACATGTTGGCTTTCAGATGGCAGTACTGTTGTAATGTAATTAATCTAGGCTGAGCTCACTATTGGGGTATACTGATGGAGTGAAGAAAAAACGTATTATACACAGATTGGGATAAGTGCCGCCATGAGGAGCTTGATTTCGGAATCCACTTTCCTGAACTTGGCAAACAAAGTTTCCTTTTAACGTGACGCTTTCTTTGCCAACATTCTCGGTGTTTGGCATGcgtcgttctcttttttttttctttttcctattttTTGCTCCAAAACCCACAATGTAGTTCAGGTCAAAGCACCTCTGTCTGCGTAAACAAACAATAAATCATGACATAAAACTTTTTAATATGTATTATGCAAGCTCATAGGTGTCTTAAAATCCCACATACCTTTTAAGAGAATTGCGCGTGATATTTATCTTCTTCCCTTTTAATAATTTTCTTATAATTAGCCACCTCCTTCTTGAGTCATTGCGTATGCGACACCGGGTATGTCCAAATGGGTACGCGCGCGCTCTTGGTCATaattctctctctccctgttcctCTTTTTATTGCACTTTCgcccacccccagtgtagagCAGCAAACCGTGTGctagtctggttgacctccctgcctttcctgtccttgctctctctctctttctctctccacaCTGGTTATGTGTTACTGTGACAGAATGGTTATAGAAGCCTTAAGTGTATTCAAGTATGCGTCGTACATATCTGTGCATTCAACTCTCATAGCCATGCTTCCTtcgacaagcatcacacatcTCTGAGTCGGCGTATCACACTGTGCATtcgcctgatttggtgtttgaaTTTCGGCACAGCTTGTGACCATTAGAGAGCATGACCATAAACATCGCTTGAGATTACATGTTACGAAAATAAAGACATCTGCACAATTCCCATTAAGTTCTACAGCATTTCATTAAATGGTCTACTAAAGCTTTTCTTCACGTATAAGTTTATACATCCCGTTGAGTCTGCATAACCTCTTTTTTTCCTCTCATTTCCAGTTCATCCGCTATTGAAGCACCGCCATGGAGTTGGTGGTGAACCTGGAGGCACCATTCTCAACGCCGCCTGTGCAGCCTTCTACGGACAGCATTGTGGAACCGGTCAATGCCACAACTTGGGCTGGCACTCGCGACGAATCGCTGGCGCATGTGGAGCTCGGCGTGCTCGCTTTGATCTTCACGTTTACCGTGGCCGGCAACGGCTGCGTTCTAGCTGCCTTGGCAGCGCGCCGCTCGAAGATGACGAGAATGTACTACTTCCTATTGCAGCTCTGCGTTTGCGACTTGACCACTGCGTTCTTGACGGTGCTGCCACAACTCGGTTGGGACGCGACTTACCGTTTTAGGGGTGGAAACATTGCCTGCAAATTTGTGAAGTTTGGACAGCTTCTGGGACCGTACCTATCCTCTTACGTCCTTGTCGTGACGGCGATAGACCGTTACCAGGCCATCTGTTTCCCCCTCTCTAACTGCTCCTGGACGCCTGCAAAGTCCAAGCTACTCATCTCCGTCGCCTGGATCGTGGCGCTATTGTGCTGCGTGCCGCAGCTATTTATCTTCAGCTACCACGAAATTTCGCCTGGCGTTCACGACTGCTGGGGTACGTACGTCGAGCCTTGGGGCCTACGTGCGTATGTCACCTGGTACGGCGTCTCCGTCTTTTTCGTGCCGTTGCTGGTGCTGACTTTCACGTATGTCGCGATATGCCGCACCATCTGGAGGAACGTGTACCTGAAGCGGCGTAATTCTGAAGCAGAAGCGGCATGCATGGTTGGACGCGCTTATCGCTTCAAGGGGGCCTCGACCAGCTGTGGTACGCCGTACGTCAGTCCGCACAAAGCGAAGACAGTGAGCTTTATGGGTCCCCGGAGCCATTCTGTGCGCGGCTTGTCCCGGGCCAAGATAAAAACCGTCAAGATAACCATCGTGGTTATACTGCTGTACATCGTCTGCTCATCGCCCTTCATCTGCGTGCAGATGTGGATGCACTGGAGCCCCGAGATTGACTACGGCAATTCATGGACCAGTGAGTAACGCACAATTATTTGCGGACGGTTGCGTAGGTAAATTTGGAGCGTAAAAAGTGATGTATAGAGTGAATAGAAAGAAGGCTATATAGGTTTTTCATTCTGCAGCGATTATATTCACAAAAACGTGAAATATATTTTTCTATGCCTACTCGTTTTCAGATTATCGGCGTATCATCGTACATAACTCTCTAGATTGTATCAAAAGCAAACGGAAGCGGCTTTCAATACGCAAACGGAAGCTTCCATTCTTAATACTGTTTTCCTTCGCTAAGATTTATTTGTTTACTGTTCTTGTTGTACTTATATTAAACCTGGGGGTCATATTACCTGGGGGTTGTTAGGTGGGCTTCCAAGACTGCAGTTTATGGTTAGGTCTCCCACAGGACTCCAGTATTAGAAACATAAACAACGCCATCAGCTAGACAGACATAATGGAGCGGAGTCTACCCGCTGCCGGCCACACCCGCCGCACTTTCTGCCCCATTTGTCCCCTCCGTGGTGAGTGACTGACCCTTCCTTCGTATAACACCGGCCGCAGATCTTGGGCATTCACTTGGCATAGGTGTTTAGCGTAGCTACGTGTAGTGTAGCTCTCAATATAGAGGGAAGAAAGCACAGTTCCCAACACGAACCTGTCACACGGTGGATGGCGGCCTTCAAATGCCATTGCTTCAGGCAGTAAACGTAATCAGCAATGGCAGTGGCGGTGGCTGGCGGCGGGAACTTGTTGCGGGGGTTGTCGACATCGAATGCCGGCGAGAGAACTGCCAGAGCCGCAGCCTGTCCCGCAGCGCCGAAGCGGCCGTATGACTCAATGAAAATGTGTTGTTAAGAAACGGAATGGCTGTTTAACCTTACAAGATGCAGGGGTTCAGGTAAGGAGATCACACGCGACGGTGGATGCCCACCTCAGTTGCAAGTTCCCAGGTAGAAAGCAACGTGTCGTGGTCTAGATTGTATTGCGATGACCCAGTCTTCAAACGATGTGATACTTGGCTGCAGTTAACTCTGCTTTAGGTCTTGGTATCTGAAGCAGTTCCACAGCAACGGCCTGGCGGTAGGGTGCGCGCCAATTGTGCGCGATGGGCACAACACTGAATCGGCGGTTTCTTCCTATTCTAGACAACTTCTATGGCTGTGAGACGACAGCATCTCTTAAATGTACTCCCATTAAGATATGCGTCCCGAAGGATTCTCCTTCACGAAGGCGATCTGTTGGAGAAGAAAACAAACAGTAAAAGGGGAACCACGTATGTAAATGCGACGCAAAAACCAATGGTGGCGGATTTAATTCCGAATTTTCCGTTCTTCTGCCGCTGGACATTCGAGTGCCTATATGGCCTAGTATACTCGTGTTTCTTTGGTCCCCATCTGATGGCTTAGGCGTTCCGTAATAGGAATATTTCGCACTGCGCCTGCTTAGAGCTGGCTTATGCCGGTCTATATGCTTCTAGCTCGCTGAACGCTTCACTTCCCGCAGTGTATCCACGCTCTGCTCTTGCTGCGTGGAAATAGTCAATCTTGCCTACTTCCCTAAAAAAATCTAAAATACCGAGCCTGCCGAGTTGAGAGCAGAGGGTAGGCCCTTGCGGAGAGGATGCTTGATATCATGCTACCACTAGGTTAAAGGGAGGCCGATGTACGAGGTGTTTCAGTAAGGGCTACTATCTGTAAAGGTGTTCAGTAtaaattatggaaaacaatcaCAATTTTCGTTTGGCTTGAGTCATAACAGCGGCCAACACCAGACAATGTGCGATAATCATTACGCGCTCCTTAATTAAGAAAgttcattatttaattatttcctAGTCAGCGTAAATAACTGAATATATAACTAATTGGTAACATAAGCGAACATACTGGAATATTCATCCTACGTAGCATTCTCCTTTATTGACAAAAACAGATTTTGCGGGGGAAAGAAATTAAATAAAACCAATGCACAAAGACCGCTGATTTGCAAGCTATTATCTGGAGACTCGCGCTAGCCTCGGTATTCGTATTCAGTGGTTATGTCCCTCACATACATTTATTTCCCGGTTTCAATATGTGCactatgtagcttgtgaagttagTTTTCAATATTTTATTCGTAGAGATTTGTTGTGTTCTTCTTTATCTACAATATTGATAGTGTCAAGTGTATGTCTGCACCCTGCATTACCTGTATGTGCTCTTTATCATGGGCTGCGCCTACTTTCTTGAGCTGAGTAAGGGTCTGCCTATCTGCTGCTTCATAAATGAACGAAATT
Coding sequences within:
- the LOC126542576 gene encoding oxytocin receptor-like, which translates into the protein MELVVNLEAPFSTPPVQPSTDSIVEPVNATTWAGTRDESLAHVELGVLALIFTFTVAGNGCVLAALAARRSKMTRMYYFLLQLCVCDLTTAFLTVLPQLGWDATYRFRGGNIACKFVKFGQLLGPYLSSYVLVVTAIDRYQAICFPLSNCSWTPAKSKLLISVAWIVALLCCVPQLFIFSYHEISPGVHDCWGTYVEPWGLRAYVTWYGVSVFFVPLLVLTFTYVAICRTIWRNVYLKRRNSEAEAACMVGRAYRFKGASTSCGTPYVSPHKAKTVSFMGPRSHSVRGLSRAKIKTVKITIVVILLYIVCSSPFICVQMWMHWSPEIDYGNSWTNAVVTILMLLNSLNSCVNPWIYLLFNRNLMHALRYQVCRCPSKNVSPGMATSGMVPELTTQGTEANVTLVQHPVLVDFESTGGCRGQRVCCRARMLGDSNGVSSGETIAMAPFALQAASPSDGRGGRCVLGR